TCTGCATCGCTTCGTATTTCTCAAAATTACTACTTATGCTCTCCCGGAGGTTGTTAAGCTCCTGGTTAATTTGGGAGAGGTTCTTCAGGTGGTTATCCCGCTCGGCCTCCCTCTCCCGAATGGCGCTCTCCGTTTGGTTCATTTTATGCGAgtgctccttttcctcctcgctCAACTTGTAAATGTCCAGTTGGATGTTCTCCTCCTGGTTGGCtgccttctcctttttttgaaaaagctCAATTTCGTTTCGTTTGTCTGTCAACTCGTTAAGATCgtcgtttaatttttttatgttgttCTTTATGCGGTCAATTTGGTCgtctattttttccatctcTTTGGAGCTCCTTTCGATAGCTTCGTAGATGTTTTCAATTTGGAACCTCTCATTGAGTGCTTTAAAGGAGTCCTTCTGGAAGGAGGCCAAtccttttctctccttcaTCAGCTCGGCCTCGTACCCATCTAAactgtccatttttttcttcatctgaACGTCCCTTATTTTGGCTATCCTTTCTTCGTAACTTTTTATGGTGGCTAGCTTTCCCTCCACTTCTTTCTGGAAGATCCCCTTTTTGATTAGCAAGCTAGCTaccttctttttgttcaGCTCCAATTCGTAGTTGCTCTTATTTATCTGCTCATTCGCTTGGATGATTTTCTTCTTACAGTCGCTGATGACGCTGCGGCACTCCTCCTTCTCTCTGACGAGTTTATTATACATGCTGATGTTGAGTCTTCTGTTGCTGTACCTTTCTTTGTCTCCGtgagaggaggaggaggatatATCTACGATTATATTGTTGTGCTTCGACACGATGTGCCCATTTAGAGTCACCATGTTCGCGTTGAGCTGGGGGAACTTGCTCCTTACGTCTTCGGCGTCTTTTATGCGCTCCACGATGAGGGTGTTCCTCCCGATGAGGTAGTCGAAGAGCAGCTTGAACTGCTCGTCGCACACCAGGCAGTTGTTCGCCAGCACgatgttcttctttttgAAGGCGTTCATGACGGCGTCCATCAGGTGGGGGTCCTCCGTGGAAGCCCGCGAGGGGTCATCCAAGGAAGCCCGCGCAAGGGGGTCCTCATTCGTATAGCGGGATTCTCCCAGTTGCGCCGCTCCacgcgccgctccccccctgcgcttCATCTGCACATTGCGCAGAAAACTCTCCAGCGGGATGAAATCCATCTTGTGCAGCTTATTATCCTTGAGGTACCTGATGCATTTGACCGCGACGTCCACGTCCTTTACGACGAGGAAACTGTTGTACTTGTGGATGGCGTTGTTCACCGCGGTGAAGTACACGTGGTTGCTAACCTCGTAGAGGGAGCTGACCTCGTCGTAGATTTGGTCCTCTCCGAAGAGGTTCTTCAAATTGCAGATGACTTCCTTTCTCTTCTCCAGCAGGAGTAGCTCATTCCTGTGCACGTTGAGCATGTCCACTTCGTTTTCCAGCTCTTCTATgcgtttctccttttgcagGATCGTTTGGTGGAGTTCCCTCAAGTGGgctttctcattttgcaCCTTCTCCTGGTCCCCCTCGATGAGGGCATTCACCGTGCTCACTCGACCTGCCACCTCTTCCATGGTGAGCTTCTCCGCCTCGTAGTCGAGCAcctccttctgcttcttcctgcACAAATTGTCGCACTCTTCCTGCAGCTCCTTGATGTCCTTCTTCAGCGCGCTCGCCAGGGAATTGAAGTTATTGATGCTGATGTTGCTGTTGGCGCAGAGGTACAGGTACTTCTCTTTGCACTTTTTATATTCGCTCAAGTTTTCTATGACATCCAATAGGTTGCACCTATCAAAGaggtttttttcctcctcctctgttAGTGGAGCGGTCTTCCCCTCCTGATCTGCCCCCCCGCCGCTGAGACGAAGCCTCCTTTCCGCTTTCACAAAACTGTCATACAGGGCTGCGTGCCTCTCCTGGATGTACCCCTTCACGTGGGTGCACTTGTCTAGGAACTTTCGGATGACGCCCAGCTTGTTTGCAATTTGGGTTCGCATCTTTCTCACTTGCTCCTTCACCTGCTGGTGCAGGTTTTGGGAGAACCTCTCGCAGTGCGTCTGTATGTTCATTTGCAGCTTCTGACTGGCCAGAACTTTACTAAGACAGTCTTGATtgtactttttcttttcgccgATCTCGTTGAGGGCGACTTTGAGTCGGTTCACTTCAGTGCGGTAACTCCTAATCTCGTCTTCCACTTTGAggagacttttttttttcaccagtTTGCTTTTCTCCAAATGGCTAGCTACCTGCTTGTCCTTGGAGAGGACCTCCTGCTCGAATTCTAGCTTCTCCTCTTTGTAGGTGAGCAGGTCTTCCTtcagcttttcctttttcctatGAAGGTGGTAGAGCCTGAAGAGGTAAAACGTTTTTACGTCACTTTCGTGTTCCTCCTTCAGTTGGTTCTGCTCGATATTATCGTTGATTTGCATCttatgtattttaatttcttgctctatttttttcttttcatttagGTAGCTCTTGCAAgccatttgcttctccttcagcttctccttcatgtCTTCATACACCTGTTCGTATTCGTCTGACCCGCTGATGTGCTCGAGCAGTTTGGCCAATTCGTTTGGCTTCTTGTTTATCACCTCTTCGATGTCTCCCTGGAAGATGAGGCACGTTTTCGTTTTCGTCTCGAttctatttttctttaaaaaggaaatatactCCCTATGCTCCACGGGCTTGTCATCAATATAGTAGTTGCTCACCCCCCGGTAGTTTAGCGTCCTCTTTATTTCTACGTTCATTTGAACGTTCTCTTTGTTTCTTTCTAGGATAAGCTTCACGTAGCACTTCCTCCTCTTGAGCACCTCCACCTTCTCGTTCTCCTTGTGGTGAATCAAGTGCCGCATGCTTTTCACCCGCAGGCATTTGTTAGGGATTCCCAGAACAAAGCATATGCAGTCCATTATATTTGATTTCCCCGAACCGTTTGGACCTATTATTGCTGTGAATTTGGAAAAAGGGCCGATGATATTCTCCCCCTCGTAGCTTTTAAAGTTACACACCACGAGGTACTTGATGGAGCACAGCTCGTTTTCGCGGTAGCCCACGCTCGACGCGATGCTGCTGTTGTGCAGGTACTCGTTCGGGAACTCCATCTGGGCGGTGctcacggggggggggccgCTAACCGGCAAGAGGCCGCTCACAGGGGGGAGGCCGCTCACCGGCAGGAGGCCGCTCACCTGGGGGACACACGCGAGGTTCCCCCCAGATTCGCTTCCAACAGAATTGGCGTCATTTGGGTTGTCCTCGTGGGCGTCCCTCTGCTGCTCCATCGGGGGGGCTCCTCCGTTGCGCTCCGCCGCCTTACCGCCACGAACTAGGGTGTCCCCCTTGGTTAACTCCCCTGTTGGGTTGACTAcgcccccccctggaggcGCCTCCCCCTTGGCTGTCCGCTCCCCGTCCCCCCCGCCGCCACTATACATCCCCTTCAGCACGGcgtacttcttccccccattggCATAGTCCAAATGAATGGGCTTCGTAATGGAGAAGTTAAAAGAAGATTCGTCTGACGCATCGAGGTACTCCTCATTTATAAAGTTATTAAAGTCTTGGTCGTCCACCTTCGCCGAGCCTGTCATTATATGGTTGGACCCTTCGTTTTTCTCTCCGTCCGTGCCGCTCCCCGTGCCGAActcgtcctcctcatcgcCTTTGCTCTCCTTGGCTTGGTCGCGCTCGTTCCTTTTCGGTTGCATCTTCCAGGTgggcggtggagcggtggagcggcggagcggcgAAGCGAAGTAGCGGCTCAGCCGGTTAGCTGCTCAACCGATTGGCTGCTCAACGGAATAGCGGTTCACCCGACTGACGCTCCAACGGCGAGGCGCTAGGCACACCACGTGGGAGGCACACCAAACGGGGAACGCCCGTACGCGGAGGCTTTTCCTTccttgtgtgttttttccttgcgtgtttttcccttgtgtgttttttcccttgcGTGTTTTCccttgtgtgtttttttcccgtgCCCCACTTCCAGAACGCACGAACAAAGCAAATAACTGAGTCAACCCACACCGCGCACACCGTCCATGTCACCGGAAAAGGGTAAATTCACCTCCTGCCGTGGAGCTCAACTCGTTTGGCGCCTTCGATAGACCTCTCTCACGTGAGCCTGcgttttgccttccccccaagtgtacatacatgcgtgTATGCCTCGCAGCTAGCTCGTTTGtatgcttccctttttttttttcttttcttttttcccgcacTTGACCCCTGTACACATGAAACGTCCGTGCCGTTCGcattggcaaaaaataacttgttaacaaaaaagtggaGTGAACATAAGGGGAGAGAAGTTCTGCTTGgtgtgagttttttttttttttttttttcctgccacGTTTGGTTAGCtactccgttttttttttttttttttttttttttcctgccacATTTGGTGGTCTTACCCTTgagaaatggggaaaaaaaacagccaacgGGGTAAAGGCGGGGGAGCGACAAATGTGCCTACCCCGCCGATCATCTGACGGATCGCCCCGCACACCAGttgggaaaagaagaaaaagaaaaaggaaaactgtAACCCGTCCGAGCAGCAAAACGAGTGCACCGAAAAGTTGGACGGACTTAGTCGTGAAATGGGTAGACCACTGACCGACCCTTCACTGGGAACACACCCATCTGTGGGAGAGTAAAAGGCCCCCCAAAAGGTTAATTTTTACCGTGCGGTTAATTTTTACCGTGTGGTTAATTTTTACCATGTGAGGCATCCTTTGCGCGTGCAAGATGCGCTGAATGAGGGGGAGGTTGGGCGATCCACTGTAGTAGCGGACGGCAGGTTGAGCCACCCCTGGGGGGTGTAGACATATATCCGCATGCGACTCGAGGGGATGGTCACCAGGTGATCTCAGCGTCGGTTTAGTGCACTCCTCACAAGTGTCACCTCTTTTTCGACGTCTGCTACGCGGGTCACTGCTATGAACACCCCGCGGGGGAACTTTCACAAAAGAGATGCGCAACGATGTGGCAGGCAGCGCGGGGGGTCGCAAGGGAGCCCCTTTTAACGGTAGACAAACTTTGCAAGTGATAggatggtatttttttttttttttttttttcgtgagGGGAAAGGTAGACAATTGCTGCGCgcacaaaggggaaatgtGACGCAAATTAGTTGAGGAATGCCTCCCCGAGTAGACACTATCTTTACGCTTCGTTTAGGTTTACATTTACCGCTACGTTTACGTTTACGTTTACCTTTATGTTCGCTTTTCACTCCTCCgaatcctctttttttttcttttctttctttttttttttttttttttttttgcacttttcaCGCTGCTGTGAAGTGAGAGGCGCGCCGATGCGCAGGGCATTTCCCCCCTACGGCCGgcgcgaaaaggggaaaaaactcgTCCCCCTGTGAGAGGTTTCCCCACACGTGTACACTCATCCGTGCGCACTTTGCTTACGTTacgcttcgcttcttccctcacgcttcccccccaaaatgagcaaagcCGTTCAGCAGATATTCGAGGACTACAACCGGTCCCGGGCGCAGTTCACGCAGAGCATATACGACATGTGTCTGAAGGCACACCACATGGAGGTCATAATCAGCACGGACATCATCATGCTGCTGCGGCCGCTGATCCTTGACAAGGTTCCCATCGTGCAGCAGAACGCAACCCAGATTTtaggcaaaatggctagtcaCTCGGAGGAAGTGGCTCTAACGATTTTGCAGAACGATGTCTTGCCACACCTAGTCTACTGCCTAAAGCATGAAAATAAGAACTACAGGAAGAACTGCGCGAATACTTTGCGGTGTCTAGCTAGCCATAATGCCAAGCTAGCCAATCTCGTagcggaggaagaaaattgcaTAGACAATCTTGTAGATTCATTGGACGAATATGACGTACGGTTGAAGGAGGCCTGTCTGAATGCACTCTGCGCGATTGGGAAGCATGATGTAGATCTCTCGAAGCAGCTGATGGCCAAGGGGATCATCCCTCTGGTGATTCTCTCCCTACAAGAGAAGGACACCAATTTGGTCAGAAGCTCTCTGAACATATTAACAGAGCTGAGTAAGCACACCAACGAAATTGCTAAAGAGGTGGTGGACAATAATGCCCTCCCACATCTCATCAAATTTTTGGACCACACAGATGTGCAGGTAAAACGGTATGCATGTAACTGTCTAGCTCAAATTGCAAAACATAAGGAAGAGCTAACAGAACTTATAATTGAAAGCGACGTATTTCCGAGAGTCATATACCTCCTAAATGATAGTGATGATGTAGTGAAAAAGAACTGTGCCAATTGTTTGAAGGAAATGAGTAAACATAATGAAGACATTTGCAAGATTATTGCTCGTGCAGGTAGTCTTCCTTTCCTATGTGAATGCATAGAGCAGTCATCAAAGGGGGCGGTCAAACTGCCAGCCATCCTATGTATTGGCTTTATTGCCTCCTTCTCTGAGTCCCTCAGCTTAAATATCATTCTGTCAAATGCAATtcctattttgaaaaagtgcCTAATtggggaagaggaggactACATCAAAGCTTCCTGCGTGTGGGCCGTTGGGAATATTGGCAAGCACTCTTCCTCTCATGCGAAGAAGCTATCTGATGAGAACCTCCTCATAATTCTTGTCAACTTGTATAATGCAAATGACTCATCGGATGacttgaagaagaaggtgaagcTCTCCTTCAAGGGCGTCATTCAGAAGGTCACCGATTTGGAGTCCCTGGAACCCGTTTTCCTGAAAGCCACGGCCAAGCTCGCCAAATACTGCATCTGCCAGTTCGCCAAAATCATCCCGAAGAGCCCCGCCCACAAGAAGGCCTTCATCAAGTCCGGCTGCCTCAAGCGCCTGCAGGTGGGCAGACAGTCCTCATGCGCGATCTTCCCGCGCTGCCGCGTTACCGTGCTACCGCCCTACCGCCCATCCGCTCACCCCTGCACCCCTTCACCCCTTCACAGGAAATGAAGAACTCCGAGGAGGCCAAGAAAGTCGAGATGGAGATAAACGCCATCAACAAGTCCTTCCCCGAAGACGTCGTCAACTACTACACCCCTGGCTACTCGGAGACGTTAATTAAGAGGATTGACCAGGCGGGCAAAagctgaggggggggggacagCGGCGCACCTTTCCTCCGCCCCCGCTCCGCTTCGCCTGCACGCAGCGTTCCTTTCGTCTTCGCAACTGCTCTGCACGTGCCGCGTTCCCATGTGCTGCTTTTCCACGTGCCGCTTTCTGATGTACTGCTTTTCCACACgccgctttcttttttttttcccgcgcaccgtgccccccctttgggaagAACTCCCCCCCATCCCTTGTCAAATaaacttcccccccacaaTTCGATTTAAcccctttggaaaaattattaattatgccCCTCCCGCGAAGCTACCTATTCCAGAGGTGGGTATGACGtaccctcccccccctgtgtgtgtgCTGCCCAATGACACGGGCAAAAGGAGGGTTACCCTGTTGGTGAGCTGCGAGTCGACATTGGTCAGAAGCATTTTGGCCTTCTTCCCCGCATGGTAGATGCAGAGGTGGTGGCGAAGCGAGCGGCTGGAACATCCATCAGCGTTGGCAACTCAGCGTAAGGCCGCTATCCTGCAACGCCGCCTAACCTGCAACGCCACTCAACTAGTAACTCCCCTTGATGAAACCCATTCTGAGGAGGATACCCCGCAGTGTGCTGCCCCCCCATGCCGCTTTCTCGTCATGCCGCTCGCACCGCTCGCAGCACTCCCACCGCCCGCATGGGGGAAAGGCCATCCCAAAAGGGGGCCTCTCAAAGCAAGAACAGGACGTAGTCAATTCTATGCAAAACAGGGTGCCCACCCAGGATGGACTGATTGCGGGTAAGATCACTCGCCTCCTCCAACAGTACAGTCTGCTGAACCATCGTAATGGGCAAGTCCTGCAGATGATACGTGCCTACGTCAAGCATAACGTGGAAAGCTTTTCCCTCATCAGactatgtgtgtgtgtaaattattttttaaatttgaagatGGAAGGAGATAGAAGCTTCAATTTCGTCATCACCAATTCGTTCGTAAAGAAGATTAAGAATGATGAGTTTTTGGACCTCTACGGCGTTTGCTTAATCGCTAAGTTTATCCTCAGGGAGAGGGTTACACATGGGGGCCTCCTCTCCTTGCTGGCCTCTCTGGTGCGCAGCAAAGCGGATGAAACGTCCAGCCCGCTCGACGTGTACAACTTGGTGGTTTCTCTCCTGAGCATTCAGAGCGGGGGGTTGCTGCGGGGGGGTCAGGCGGCCACGCAAGGGGGGACTCAATCCACCAGCCAAACTGCTACGCAAACCGCTACTCAAACCGCCGCTCAACCCGCCGCTCAACCGGCCACCCAGCTGAACGAGCAAAACGTGCACACACTGCTCCAGCTCTACCTCCAGGcagaaaaagtgaaaaacgaTCAACTCATCCTGATTGTCAACACCTTGAGTGGCATAGACAGAACGGCCTTCTTTCACCAAATGGACTTAGCGAAGGGTCAGAGGGTCCAACTGTACGAGGCCCTCTTAAGACGAGTAAACCTCGAGGAGAGGTTCGACGGGAAGGTACTTGCGCTCTTCCTATTTAGTTTGCAAAGAATGGTTAAATTGGGGGAGATATCGGAAGGGGTCTTTTTCCACACTGTGGTGAACTTGGCTGCGGCCTTCAGGGAGGCTGCTGTGGGGACGAAGCGGCAGGCGATGCGGGTGCACTCCAGCGGAGCAGTGACTCAGAAGTGGGGCGGAGGGGGGAACCCCCAGGGGAGGGAAAACAGGAAGGTGGCCCCCAAGGGGGTAGAAGTTCCAACGGGGGGTGGTCCCAGCGGTCCCAGCGGTATCGGTAGTATCGGTGGTATGGGTGGTCTGGATGGCAACCCCGTGGGGGAAGTTGCCCAGGTGGGGGGCCCCCCATCGAGAACCCATTTTAACCTACAGGAGATCGGCATGGTGCTGCAATTTTATGGCGCCCTGGTGGGGGTCCcccgggggaggaggagcagcccGGGGAAAGAAGGCCACGTAGCTTCGCACAGCGTGGATGCGGAGGACTCCTCTTTAGAAGACTCCGCTGCGGACCACTCCTTTGTGGCCTCCCTGGCTGGGGAAAGGACCCGCCTGGGCAAGCTGTACGGGCCGTCAGTGCTCCTGCTGAAGGAAAGCCTCCTTCTGTACGCCCAAGCGagttacgaaaaaaaggttaaaatgAACACCCTCGATTTCTGCACCCTGCTGAAGGGACTCTCAAGCGTGTTCCAAAATACGTTGCTAGATCGAAACATACTTCCTATTTTTAGAAACTTCCTAAAGCATAATGGGAAGAGGATTACAATAAAGGAGTTGCAGAGGATCCTAAAgttaatttttgaaaagagagaaatggacttcttccccttcttgtgTGGGGGTAAAAATTGCTCCTTTTTCGACCACCTGCACAGTGTACTTTTAAGAAGCGTCCTCAGCGAATCACCCTCCTGGTGGAATGAAGAAAGGGTGGAGGCTTGCATCATGTGCTTCTACTATATGTCCTTCTTAAGCTTCAACGCGAACACGTATCTTGTGGTGAACCAATTTGTCTTGGAGCAGGTGACAGGCGGCCGCGCAGTCGCCCTCGTGCCCTACGTCGTTCTGAGCAGGTTTAACTACCACCGGTTGGAGGTGAGGGCGGCGGAAGCGGCAGGAGTAGTGACAGTGGCAGACGCGGCAGGAGTAGTGACAGTGGGAGAGGCGGCGGGCGGCGCCCGCAACGACCGACTGCCCCAAACCAAGCATGTCACAGACGACTTCGACCGAATGGACAGGCTCTATCAGCTAATAAATAGACACCTCGAAAAgtataaaactttttttgtgctaAACTGTATTTACGCGCTTACCAAGTTTCTGAAGAATAACAGGACAagtgctttcccccccttttcaaaatttcaCTTCCCCGAGTTATTCCACAAATTGAACGATCGGCTGTTCATGCACAGTGGATTGGAGAGACAGTCAGAAGGGAAGAACCACATCCCCACCAGTTATGATTACTTTGTTAATTATGTGAAATACAATTACTGCTTATCTTTTCTTTGTTTGTATGTCGATTTGGGTAGCCTTCTCCAAAGGGTCCCCTTGGGGGTTGAATTTCCATTTGCCTTTTACACCCCTTTTAATGCGTACCTTACGGCGGCGTTTTTAGCCAACTACGAACGGTTGTTAGGGAGCGGCGGTTTTGCGGTCCCCCGGGGGGCTTCAGAAGGGTCGaacgaagcggtgagggggGCTACCGCTTCTGCTACCGCGTCTACTACCGCGTTTACTACCAATGCCACTGCACTTCCGTTCGCGCGAGAGCTGGTGAACCCCCCGCGGAGAGAAAtccaaatggagaaaaaaaaactgctgaAAAGCGTAATGAAGTACGCAAGCGCGCACTGCAAGGTGATGAGCGTGCACGACCTTATCCACTTGATCAAGGCGTTCAAATTGGTAGCCCCCTTGATGGGCAGGGACAGTCTGACCACGCTGCACACGTGCATGTCAATTTTCACTCGCAGAGGAAACGTTAAGACGAGCACCAGCTTCGAGCTGCTAACAGAGTTGATCAAATTTATGTACCACTTTGAATTGCAAAACGGGGAAGTGTTTGACGATTGTCACGACAAAATGGTGGACATGTTGATACTCACGTTCagaattgtttttaaaaatttacctgACCGTGCAGACAGTAACTACCTCGGTATGCTGCAGTTTTCCCTCCTGTATGTATCTCACTTTGTGCGCGGAGCAAATTTGGTTTTCGATTCGCTATCCCTCACCGATTTGAAGCGGGCGGATTACTTCACGGGCCTGTCGCCGATGAACTTGGACAAGTACCCCCAGTCGTCGTGCACATTTCAGGTGAGACAATCGCACGGGGGGGAATTCCGCTGTGTGCCTATGATGGGCTGGCCATCCGCGGAGCAGCGGCAGATCGTGCACCACGTGAAGCGCTTCGCCGCAATTCTTCACACGGCTGCTCACTTCTTTACACCTTtccacccctcccccctgcagttacaaattttaaaagtccTTAAAGGCGttgtcaaaaatgaaaagaggcTACTAAATGAATACCGCGTCGGCGACACACCGTACACGGTTGACATTCTtataacgtaaaaaaaaaaaaagagggggagaaataagtgaaccaaaaaaagggaagacgcGACTTTACCGTATCTCTTTCGCTGCGCAGTGTGGAGCGGCATCGGGCAGCGGTCGGTGCGCGTTCCTCTCGCGCAGCGGCGAGCATTTTTCCTGAACAGTTCACATGCATCTGCTGCactgtgcatatttttttctgaactgtgcacattttttttctgaactgtgcatacttttttttttctgaactgggcagattttttttttctgaacagttcatattttttttttctgtactgTGCataccttttttgtgtttgtTGCTTTTGGCTGACTGCGCCATGGGTTGCCCACTACGGGAGGAaatcccccattttgcaaaaccgCCATTGCGCTTAGCGGGTTACTCGGCGGGTCTACTCGAATAAACGCTGTCCAAAgttaagctttttttttttttttatttccaagAAACGTGCACATGTGGCCTTAAAATTGCTGTCCTGGGGGGGTCGCCCTGCTCtggataatttattttgatacGTCCCTTCTCCGTTTTGTGAATGCCCCTCGGCTGTCTCCACCAATCACAACTGGTGTGTTTACAAGTGACGtcttcttttcttcattttggtaaaCAGCTCGGTGACATACCGCGTGGGACGCTTCAGCAGGTGGGGGTTGCTCCCCGGGAAGTGCTTCAAACAGGGCTTCGTATAAGCATGCGCACAGTCACACGTTCGAGCGTTACATTTGTCATCACGTTTGACGCCACTTCTGTCACCACCTCTATCATCACTTGTGTCGTCCCTCTCTCGCGTAGCAAACCGGTTCACCTTCTGCGGGTactctttttcttccgccGCGCGCGCGAACTGGAGGACCTCCTGCTGGAGTACTCCGATGCGCGCGAAGGGGACGAGCTGGACCTCCGGTCATCTCTGAGGCGCTTCCTCTTGTCACCGCCATCCCTCTCCTTATGCTCCCGCTTAACACTGTGCTTTGCATTCGTATGTTTATGCTTCCCCttgctcttccccccctgttcatattttatcGAAACAGTTTTCCCATCAATTTGGCCACCATTCAT
The DNA window shown above is from Plasmodium vivax chromosome 9, whole genome shotgun sequence and carries:
- a CDS encoding structural maintenance of chromosome protein, putative (encoded by transcript PVX_092140A), which produces MQPKRNERDQAKESKGDEEDEFGTGSGTDGEKNEGSNHIMTGSAKVDDQDFNNFINEEYLDASDESSFNFSITKPIHLDYANGGKKYAVLKGMYSGGGGDGERTAKGEAPPGGGVVNPTGELTKGDTLVRGGKAAERNGGAPPMEQQRDAHEDNPNDANSVGSESGGNLACVPQVSGLLPVSGLPPVSGLLPVSGPPPVSTAQMEFPNEYLHNSSIASSVGYRENELCSIKYLVVCNFKSYEGENIIGPFSKFTAIIGPNGSGKSNIMDCICFVLGIPNKCLRVKSMRHLIHHKENEKVEVLKRRKCYVKLILERNKENVQMNVEIKRTLNYRGVSNYYIDDKPVEHREYISFLKKNRIETKTKTCLIFQGDIEEVINKKPNELAKLLEHISGSDEYEQVYEDMKEKLKEKQMACKSYLNEKKKIEQEIKIHKMQINDNIEQNQLKEEHESDVKTFYLFRLYHLHRKKEKLKEDLLTYKEEKLEFEQEVLSKDKQVASHLEKSKLVKKKSLLKVEDEIRSYRTEVNRLKVALNEIGEKKKYNQDCLSKVLASQKLQMNIQTHCERFSQNLHQQVKEQVRKMRTQIANKLGVIRKFLDKCTHVKGYIQERHAALYDSFVKAERRLRLSGGGADQEGKTAPLTEEEEKNLFDRCNLLDVIENLSEYKKCKEKYLYLCANSNISINNFNSLASALKKDIKELQEECDNLCRKKQKEVLDYEAEKLTMEEVAGRVSTVNALIEGDQEKVQNEKAHLRELHQTILQKEKRIEELENEVDMLNVHRNELLLLEKRKEVICNLKNLFGEDQIYDEVSSLYEVSNHVYFTAVNNAIHKYNSFLVVKDVDVAVKCIRYLKDNKLHKMDFIPLESFLRNVQMKRRGGAARGAAQLGESRYTNEDPLARASLDDPSRASTEDPHLMDAVMNAFKKKNIVLANNCLVCDEQFKLLFDYLIGRNTLIVERIKDAEDVRSKFPQLNANMVTLNGHIVSKHNNIIVDISSSSSHGDKERYSNRRLNISMYNKLVREKEECRSVISDCKKKIIQANEQINKSNYELELNKKKVASLLIKKGIFQKEVEGKLATIKSYEERIAKIRDVQMKKKMDSLDGYEAELMKERKGLASFQKDSFKALNERFQIENIYEAIERSSKEMEKIDDQIDRIKNNIKKLNDDLNELTDKRNEIELFQKKEKAANQEENIQLDIYKLSEEEKEHSHKMNQTESAIREREAERDNHLKNLSQINQELNNLRESISSNFEKYEAMQSRVDNCRKKIRIYGTMVRDLIGECDMNGVNVFAAGLAIADEGGGKLPSPRGGGPPPRKGRASKLLQGSDESGEVSGGEVSGDVSGSGSGSGSEGGGGGADLTLANVSFDALPDELKQMDSEQQIDAQREKLEKEIERKKKLLKMRNVNASAEKEYEQLLSKLKQIDASLSNERKECNLFERNFRILQKKRSYKFLHCFNYIKNVIDNVYNNLTYSVKHHVGGQAFLDLFNLNEFNKDDEPFYCGIRYNNMPPMKRFFEISELSGGEKSMSALALIFSIQKYISNSFIILDEVDANMDPIKMSSLARYLNSINSQVIVISLKEKFFSKSQTLIGVYKSKHKKCSRTVTLDICRYRQGE
- a CDS encoding PF16 protein, putative (encoded by transcript PVX_092145A); the encoded protein is MSKAVQQIFEDYNRSRAQFTQSIYDMCLKAHHMEVIISTDIIMLLRPLILDKVPIVQQNATQILGKMASHSEEVALTILQNDVLPHLVYCLKHENKNYRKNCANTLRCLASHNAKLANLVAEEENCIDNLVDSLDEYDVRLKEACLNALCAIGKHDVDLSKQLMAKGIIPLVILSLQEKDTNLVRSSLNILTELSKHTNEIAKEVVDNNALPHLIKFLDHTDVQVKRYACNCLAQIAKHKEELTELIIESDVFPRVIYLLNDSDDVVKKNCANCLKEMSKHNEDICKIIARAGSLPFLCECIEQSSKGAVKLPAILCIGFIASFSESLSLNIILSNAIPILKKCLIGEEEDYIKASCVWAVGNIGKHSSSHAKKLSDENLLIILVNLYNANDSSDDLKKKVKLSFKGVIQKVTDLESLEPVFLKATAKLAKYCICQFAKIIPKSPAHKKAFIKSGCLKRLQEMKNSEEAKKVEMEINAINKSFPEDVVNYYTPGYSETLIKRIDQAGKS
- a CDS encoding hypothetical protein, conserved (encoded by transcript PVX_092150A); its protein translation is MVDAEHSHRPHGGKAIPKGGLSKQEQDVVNSMQNRVPTQDGLIAGKITRLLQQYSLLNHRNGQVLQMIRAYVKHNVESFSLIRLCVCVNYFLNLKMEGDRSFNFVITNSFVKKIKNDEFLDLYGVCLIAKFILRERVTHGGLLSLLASLVRSKADETSSPLDVYNLVVSLLSIQSGGLLRGGQAATQGGTQSTSQTATQTATQTAAQPAAQPATQLNEQNVHTLLQLYLQAEKVKNDQLILIVNTLSGIDRTAFFHQMDLAKGQRVQLYEALLRRVNLEERFDGKVLALFLFSLQRMVKLGEISEGVFFHTVVNLAAAFREAAVGTKRQAMRVHSSGAVTQKWGGGGNPQGRENRKVAPKGVEVPTGGGPSGPSGIGSIGGMGGLDGNPVGEVAQVGGPPSRTHFNLQEIGMVLQFYGALVGVPRGRRSSPGKEGHVASHSVDAEDSSLEDSAADHSFVASLAGERTRLGKLYGPSVLLLKESLLLYAQASYEKKVKMNTLDFCTLLKGLSSVFQNTLLDRNILPIFRNFLKHNGKRITIKELQRILKLIFEKREMDFFPFLCGGKNCSFFDHLHSVLLRSVLSESPSWWNEERVEACIMCFYYMSFLSFNANTYLVVNQFVLEQVTGGRAVALVPYVVLSRFNYHRLEVRAAEAAGVVTVADAAGVVTVGEAAGGARNDRLPQTKHVTDDFDRMDRLYQLINRHLEKYKTFFVLNCIYALTKFLKNNRTSAFPPFSKFHFPELFHKLNDRLFMHSGLERQSEGKNHIPTSYDYFVNYVKYNYCLSFLCLYVDLGSLLQRVPLGVEFPFAFYTPFNAYLTAAFLANYERLLGSGGFAVPRGASEGSNEAVRGATASATASTTAFTTNATALPFARELVNPPRREIQMEKKKLLKSVMKYASAHCKVMSVHDLIHLIKAFKLVAPLMGRDSLTTLHTCMSIFTRRGNVKTSTSFELLTELIKFMYHFELQNGEVFDDCHDKMVDMLILTFRIVFKNLPDRADSNYLGMLQFSLLYVSHFVRGANLVFDSLSLTDLKRADYFTGLSPMNLDKYPQSSCTFQLQILKVLKGVVKNEKRLLNEYRVGDTPYTVDILIT